In the Ignavibacteria bacterium genome, one interval contains:
- a CDS encoding DUF3108 domain-containing protein, with translation MKFLKNTSLFIVFFYFCGFSNDNSLWNSNNPGQIIPKEMHPGEDITYVVSYGFLKFGEVRLLILDQKEKNGVTYFRTKAYIDSYNGIPFVNLHQIYESNFDRNLYSDFFRATEKEKDYIKFTEYFFDYNSRTVHVKKGKYKPFEIWADSTTHVNNFYQDGLSLFYYARMNTGQKKSVNVPCFVTEDFVYTKINFYDQVETTSVDAVDYDIASVRLDGHTDFVSIFGLTGNFEGWFTNDKYAVPTIAKMKVIIGNVTLELKSYKIAGWNPPKG, from the coding sequence ATGAAATTCTTAAAAAATACTTCGCTTTTCATTGTGTTTTTCTATTTCTGCGGCTTCAGCAATGATAACTCTCTCTGGAATTCCAATAACCCGGGCCAGATTATTCCAAAAGAGATGCACCCGGGTGAAGATATTACTTATGTCGTCAGCTACGGATTCCTTAAGTTCGGCGAGGTCAGGCTCCTCATACTTGACCAGAAGGAAAAAAACGGCGTCACTTACTTTAGAACTAAAGCCTATATAGATTCCTATAACGGAATCCCTTTTGTAAACCTGCACCAGATTTATGAAAGTAACTTCGACCGTAATCTCTATTCCGATTTCTTCAGGGCCACGGAAAAGGAAAAAGACTATATTAAATTCACGGAGTATTTTTTCGATTATAATTCCAGGACGGTTCACGTCAAAAAAGGGAAGTATAAACCCTTTGAAATATGGGCGGATTCCACTACTCATGTTAACAATTTTTATCAGGACGGCCTTTCCTTGTTCTATTATGCCAGAATGAATACAGGACAGAAGAAAAGCGTTAACGTGCCTTGTTTTGTTACAGAGGACTTCGTCTATACCAAAATCAACTTCTACGACCAGGTCGAGACTACTTCAGTTGATGCGGTAGATTACGATATTGCCAGCGTAAGATTGGATGGACATACAGATTTTGTTTCAATTTTCGGTCTGACGGGAAATTTCGAAGGCTGGTTTACTAATGATAAATATGCCGTGCCCACAATTGCAAAGATGAAGGTAATAATTGGAAACGTAACTCTTGAACTTAAAAGCTACAAAATAGCCGGCTGGAACCCGCCCAAAGGCTGA
- a CDS encoding gamma carbonic anhydrase family protein, whose protein sequence is MDNYLYNYKDFTPEVHPEAIIFPGVKIIGRVEIGQDSSIWYNSVIRGDVNFIKIGSKTNIQDLSVLHVTSDNPLIIGNGVTIGHAVKLHGCTVEDFCLIGIGSVVLDGAVVSRNSIVAAGAVVKPGYVVPSGKLVAGVPAKVVRDLTPSEIEDIAHSAERYTEYARSSRQEKE, encoded by the coding sequence ATGGATAATTACTTATATAACTATAAAGATTTCACCCCAGAGGTTCACCCGGAGGCCATCATATTCCCCGGCGTGAAAATTATAGGCAGGGTCGAAATCGGGCAGGATTCCAGCATCTGGTACAATTCTGTCATCAGGGGCGACGTCAATTTTATTAAAATCGGATCCAAAACGAACATACAGGACTTGTCCGTTCTGCACGTAACGTCTGATAACCCGCTTATTATAGGTAACGGCGTTACAATTGGCCACGCCGTTAAACTTCACGGCTGCACGGTTGAGGACTTTTGCCTCATCGGAATTGGCTCTGTTGTCCTCGATGGCGCCGTGGTAAGCAGAAACTCTATCGTTGCTGCAGGTGCCGTCGTTAAACCGGGCTATGTTGTTCCTTCAGGCAAACTTGTCGCCGGAGTGCCGGCTAAAGTGGTCCGCGACCTTACTCCCTCTGAAATTGAGGACATAGCCCATTCAGCTGAGAGGTACACGGAATACGCAAGAAGCAGCAGGCAGGAAAAAGAGTAA
- the ybeY gene encoding rRNA maturation RNase YbeY yields MIKNLTVVSEGKIKVNKRLLHRLVGLLTEEMELSIVSLPINFLTPETIWNINKQYLGHDYSTDIITFNYSGDNKDLDGEILISVADAADNAKRYECSLDNELLRLVIHGVLHLMGYDDIEIADRKKMKKLENFLTNKFEYLVHNDRLIYDSQNS; encoded by the coding sequence TTGATTAAAAATCTTACTGTAGTTAGTGAAGGGAAAATTAAGGTTAACAAGAGGCTTTTACACCGCCTTGTTGGACTTTTAACAGAAGAAATGGAGCTTTCCATTGTCTCCCTTCCAATTAATTTTTTAACCCCTGAGACTATCTGGAACATTAATAAACAGTATCTCGGGCATGATTATTCGACCGATATCATTACATTTAACTATTCGGGGGATAACAAAGACTTAGACGGAGAAATACTTATTTCTGTTGCCGATGCGGCAGATAACGCTAAAAGATATGAATGTTCACTGGATAATGAGTTGTTGAGACTGGTCATTCATGGTGTTTTGCACCTGATGGGTTACGATGACATTGAGATTGCTGACAGAAAAAAAATGAAGAAGCTCGAAAACTTCTTAACTAACAAATTTGAATATCTCGTTCATAACGACAGACTTATTTATGACAGCCAAAATAGTTGA
- a CDS encoding DUF494 domain-containing protein, which translates to MTAKIVEVIAQILDALSKNSSLEEVNRKLSHNKNFDKQTVSTAFSWIYDKKLTNNYFNNSIKNKEIKSFRFLTEEEKEILGVENYDYITHLINVGLLKLTDLDNILEQVTLFPGDKISKEEINWLILFSLVDLNESIPPGSRVLLYSSDTIN; encoded by the coding sequence ATGACAGCCAAAATAGTTGAAGTAATAGCTCAAATTCTTGATGCGCTCAGCAAAAACTCTTCTTTGGAAGAAGTGAACAGAAAATTAAGCCATAATAAGAATTTTGATAAACAAACTGTAAGCACGGCTTTCAGCTGGATATACGACAAAAAGCTTACGAATAATTATTTTAATAATTCAATTAAAAATAAAGAAATTAAAAGTTTTAGATTCCTGACCGAAGAGGAAAAAGAAATTCTGGGAGTTGAAAATTACGACTATATTACTCATTTGATAAATGTCGGTTTACTAAAACTCACTGATCTGGATAATATCCTGGAGCAGGTTACTTTATTTCCGGGTGATAAAATTTCTAAGGAAGAAATCAATTGGCTGATCCTGTTTTCTTTAGTTGATTTAAATGAAAGTATCCCCCCTGGAAGCAGAGTCCTTTTATATTCTTCGGATACAATTAACTAA